The following proteins come from a genomic window of bacterium:
- a CDS encoding molybdopterin cofactor-binding domain-containing protein, whose product MATHPAAARTRLTRRHLLRAGGVLLVGWTLRPTAASAQAPGPDQYLGKTVASDAVDGFLAIHPDGAVTVFSGKVDLGTGIRAGIMQMAAEELDVTIGRLTIVDGDTALTPDQGGTGGSSTIVRGGVQIRQAAATARQALLRLAAERLGHPVEDLEVADGVVRPRSNGASPRTGGVSYGELVGGRRLTLALDPNAPLKDPRAYRIVGTSVPRPDVAAKCTGRHVYVHDVVLPGMLHARVLRPPAVGATLRSVDASSIASIPGARAVRIGGFLAVVADREWSAVRAARMLRAQWSPGRGLPEHDTLWDGIRAARVLGDQTLASRGDLSALAPGATPDGRTLSATYRWPMQSHGSLGPGCAVADVRPDRATIWTASQATHRFRDTYAAMLKLPPERVRLVYLDGAGSYGMNGSDDAACEAALLSRATGRPVRVQWMRHDEHGWDPKGPAQLLDLRAVLGAGGEVQAWETQAWLPAASRGLPNVPLLAPDEAGISQHPGVSTGLISQHLEPPYAVGGVRAVIHWLGDPPLRTSQLRSPGKPGNTFAVESFVDEIAARTSADPLEFRLRRLADPRAVEVLRRLGARMRWDARPSPRKINQAAALLAGRGLSYVHYKDAENYVAMGMEVEVERHSGRIQVTRVVCVHDCGLMINPDGVQNQVEGCIVQTLSRALYEEVGWNRDRVTSLDWQSYPILRFPQAPAIEVELIQRLDQPPLGVGEPASAPVAAALGNAVFDATGVRFRTVPLRAERVKAGLDTKGG is encoded by the coding sequence ATGGCGACCCACCCGGCCGCCGCCCGGACGCGGCTCACCCGGCGCCACCTGCTGCGCGCCGGCGGCGTGCTGCTCGTCGGGTGGACGCTGCGCCCGACCGCGGCGTCCGCGCAGGCGCCCGGCCCCGACCAATACCTCGGCAAGACGGTCGCCTCGGACGCCGTGGACGGCTTCCTCGCGATCCATCCCGACGGCGCGGTCACCGTGTTCAGCGGCAAGGTCGATCTCGGGACCGGGATTCGCGCCGGCATCATGCAGATGGCCGCGGAGGAGCTGGACGTGACGATCGGTCGCCTGACCATCGTCGACGGCGACACGGCGTTGACGCCCGACCAGGGCGGCACCGGCGGCAGCTCGACGATCGTTCGCGGAGGCGTGCAGATCCGGCAGGCGGCCGCGACCGCGCGCCAAGCGCTGCTGCGGCTCGCCGCGGAGCGTCTCGGGCATCCGGTGGAAGATCTCGAAGTGGCCGACGGCGTGGTCCGGCCGCGATCGAACGGGGCGTCGCCGCGGACCGGCGGCGTGTCGTACGGCGAGCTCGTCGGGGGGCGCCGCCTGACCCTCGCGCTCGACCCGAACGCGCCGCTGAAAGATCCGCGCGCGTACCGGATCGTCGGTACCTCGGTGCCGCGTCCGGACGTCGCGGCCAAGTGCACGGGCCGGCACGTCTACGTTCACGACGTCGTGCTCCCCGGCATGCTGCACGCACGGGTGCTGCGGCCGCCGGCCGTCGGGGCGACGCTGCGGTCCGTCGACGCATCGTCCATCGCGTCGATCCCGGGCGCCCGCGCCGTTCGCATCGGCGGCTTCCTCGCGGTCGTGGCGGACCGCGAGTGGTCCGCCGTGCGCGCCGCCCGCATGCTTCGCGCGCAGTGGTCTCCGGGGCGCGGTCTGCCCGAGCACGACACCCTCTGGGACGGCATCCGCGCCGCCCGCGTGCTTGGCGACCAGACGCTCGCCTCGCGCGGGGATCTGTCCGCCCTCGCACCCGGGGCCACCCCCGACGGCCGCACGCTCTCAGCCACGTACCGCTGGCCGATGCAGTCGCACGGATCGCTCGGCCCGGGATGCGCGGTCGCGGACGTGCGCCCCGATCGGGCGACGATCTGGACCGCCTCCCAGGCGACGCACCGGTTCCGCGACACGTATGCCGCGATGCTGAAGCTGCCGCCGGAGCGGGTGCGCCTCGTCTATCTCGACGGGGCGGGCAGCTACGGAATGAACGGCAGCGACGACGCCGCGTGCGAGGCGGCGCTCTTGTCCCGGGCCACCGGCCGGCCGGTACGCGTGCAGTGGATGCGCCACGACGAGCACGGGTGGGATCCGAAGGGGCCGGCACAGCTGCTCGATCTCCGCGCCGTGCTCGGCGCCGGCGGGGAGGTCCAGGCATGGGAGACGCAGGCCTGGCTCCCGGCCGCGAGCCGGGGCCTTCCGAACGTGCCGCTGCTGGCGCCCGACGAGGCCGGCATCTCGCAGCATCCTGGCGTCTCGACCGGGTTGATCTCGCAGCATCTGGAGCCGCCGTACGCGGTCGGCGGTGTGCGTGCCGTCATTCATTGGCTGGGCGATCCGCCGCTGCGTACCTCACAGCTGCGGTCTCCCGGCAAGCCCGGCAACACCTTCGCGGTCGAGTCGTTCGTGGACGAAATCGCCGCCCGGACGAGCGCGGACCCGCTCGAGTTCCGCCTGCGCCGCCTCGCGGACCCGCGGGCCGTCGAGGTCCTCCGCCGGCTCGGCGCTCGGATGCGCTGGGACGCGCGGCCGTCTCCGCGCAAGATCAACCAGGCGGCCGCGCTGCTGGCCGGCCGCGGCCTGTCGTACGTCCACTACAAGGACGCCGAAAACTACGTCGCGATGGGTATGGAGGTCGAGGTCGAGCGGCATTCCGGCCGCATCCAGGTCACGCGCGTCGTGTGCGTGCACGACTGCGGCCTGATGATCAATCCCGACGGCGTCCAGAATCAGGTCGAGGGCTGCATCGTCCAAACCCTCAGCCGTGCGCTCTACGAAGAGGTCGGCTGGAATCGCGACCGCGTCACCAGTCTCGACTGGCAGAGCTACCCCATCCTTCGATTCCCGCAGGCGCCGGCGATCGAGGTGGAGCTGATCCAACGGCTCGATCAGCCGCCGCTCGGCGTCGGCGAGCCGGCGTCGGCACCGGTCGCCGCGGCGCTCGGCAACGCGGTGTTCGACGCGACCGGCGTGCGGTTTCGCACGGTGCCGCTGCGCGCCGAGCGCGTCAAGGCCGGACTCGATACCAAGGGGGGATGA
- a CDS encoding (2Fe-2S)-binding protein, which yields MGALTLRVNGAARTVDLDDPAEPLLYVLRNGFGLRGAKFGCGLGQCGACTVLVDGRPVRSCVTPARALAGHEIVTIEGLGSPARPDPVQAAFIAEAAAQCGYCTAGMVVAARALLRENPHPNAQQIREALAGNLCRCGTHTRVIRAVMRAAGGR from the coding sequence GTGGGGGCCTTGACGTTGCGGGTAAACGGGGCGGCGCGGACCGTCGACCTCGACGATCCGGCCGAGCCGCTGCTCTACGTATTGAGAAACGGCTTCGGCCTCCGCGGCGCGAAGTTCGGCTGCGGCTTGGGCCAGTGCGGCGCGTGCACGGTGCTGGTCGACGGACGGCCGGTGCGCTCGTGCGTAACACCGGCGCGGGCGCTCGCCGGGCACGAGATCGTGACGATCGAGGGACTCGGATCGCCGGCGCGGCCGGATCCGGTGCAGGCCGCGTTCATCGCCGAGGCCGCCGCGCAGTGTGGGTACTGCACCGCGGGCATGGTCGTCGCGGCCCGGGCGCTCCTGCGGGAGAATCCGCACCCGAACGCCCAACAGATCCGCGAGGCGCTCGCCGGCAACCTGTGCCGCTGCGGCACCCACACGCGCGTGATTCGCGCGGTGATGCGGGCCGCGGGAGGCCGCTGA
- a CDS encoding citrate synthase, with protein MTASSGGPASSRGGPSTQVAEGLEGIAAAESRICFVDGVEGRLIYRGYDIHDLVAHAGFEEVAYLLWHGDLPTRAQLDALNRDLIAARTLPGPMMDLLRGFPRDVLPMDALRTATSALGIYDSESRDNSRAANLRKSVRLTAQTATIVAAIGRCREGKDPVAPDPSLGHAANFLHMLWGRRPDDTSVRTVEIALILHADHELNASTFAARVTAATLADMHSAITSAIGTLKGPLHGGANEAVMRLLLSIGDPANVIPTAREMLAAKQKIPGFGHRVYRTEDPRATHLRKMSEELGRRRGEPKWFEMSRALEQFMLSEKKIYANVDFYSATSYYYLGIPLELFTPFFAVSRISGWTAHVLEQLADNRIIRPRAEYVGPRNRSYMPIDKR; from the coding sequence ATGACGGCATCTTCCGGCGGTCCCGCGTCTTCGCGCGGCGGCCCCTCCACCCAGGTCGCCGAAGGTCTCGAAGGCATCGCCGCGGCCGAAAGCCGCATTTGCTTCGTCGACGGCGTCGAGGGCCGGCTTATCTACCGGGGCTACGACATCCACGACCTGGTCGCGCACGCCGGCTTCGAAGAAGTCGCCTATCTGCTCTGGCACGGGGACCTGCCCACGCGTGCGCAGCTCGACGCGTTGAACCGGGACCTGATCGCGGCCCGCACCCTGCCGGGGCCGATGATGGACCTGCTGCGTGGGTTTCCGCGCGACGTGCTGCCGATGGACGCGCTGCGCACCGCGACCTCCGCGCTCGGCATCTACGATTCGGAGTCGCGCGACAACTCCCGGGCCGCCAACCTGCGGAAGTCGGTGCGGCTCACCGCCCAGACCGCGACCATCGTGGCCGCGATCGGCCGGTGCCGGGAAGGCAAGGATCCGGTCGCGCCGGATCCATCGCTCGGCCACGCGGCGAACTTCCTCCACATGCTCTGGGGCCGGCGGCCGGACGACACGAGCGTCAGGACGGTCGAGATCGCGCTGATCCTCCACGCCGACCACGAGCTCAACGCCAGCACCTTCGCCGCGCGCGTGACCGCGGCGACCCTCGCCGACATGCACTCCGCGATCACCTCGGCGATCGGGACTCTCAAAGGACCGCTCCACGGCGGCGCCAACGAAGCAGTGATGCGGCTGCTGCTGAGCATCGGCGACCCCGCCAACGTCATCCCCACCGCGCGCGAGATGCTCGCGGCGAAGCAGAAGATCCCGGGCTTCGGGCACCGTGTCTACCGGACGGAAGACCCCCGCGCCACGCATCTCAGGAAGATGTCGGAGGAGCTGGGGCGCCGCCGGGGCGAGCCGAAGTGGTTCGAGATGTCGCGGGCGCTCGAACAGTTCATGTTGTCGGAGAAGAAGATCTACGCGAACGTCGATTTCTACTCGGCGACGTCCTACTATTATTTGGGGATTCCGCTCGAGCTCTTCACGCCGTTCTTCGCGGTCAGCCGCATCAGCGGCTGGACCGCGCACGTGCTGGAGCAGCTCGCCGACAACCGCATCATCCGGCCGCGCGCCGAGTACGTCGGCCCGCGCAACCGGAGCTACATGCCGATCGACAAACGGTAG
- a CDS encoding SDR family oxidoreductase, whose translation MADEPRWALILGASSGFGEATALELARSGYDIIGVHLDRKTTMPHVEEVIGAVRAEGRAVVFFNVNAADPERRVEVLARAREEAGAHGSVAVLLHSLAFGNLRPYIGAAAEESITPAQMDMTLSVMAHSLVYWTQDLVYSGLMRRGGKIFAMTSAGATRVLPNYGAVSAAKAALESHIRQLAMELAPRGIAINGIRAGVTDTPALRKIPGNAAIVEGALRRNPSGRLTTTQDVARAIAVLCRPGTEWITGNVIGVDGGEEVVG comes from the coding sequence ATGGCGGACGAACCTCGGTGGGCGTTGATTCTCGGCGCGAGCAGCGGCTTCGGCGAGGCGACCGCGCTCGAGCTCGCGCGCTCCGGCTACGACATCATCGGCGTGCATCTCGACCGCAAGACGACGATGCCGCACGTCGAGGAGGTCATCGGCGCCGTTCGGGCGGAAGGACGCGCGGTCGTCTTCTTCAACGTCAACGCCGCCGACCCGGAGCGCCGCGTGGAGGTGCTGGCCCGGGCGCGCGAGGAGGCCGGCGCCCACGGCTCGGTTGCGGTGCTGCTGCATTCGCTGGCGTTCGGCAACCTCCGGCCGTACATCGGGGCGGCGGCCGAGGAATCGATCACGCCCGCGCAGATGGACATGACGCTTTCGGTGATGGCGCACAGCCTCGTGTACTGGACGCAGGATCTCGTGTACTCGGGACTAATGCGGCGCGGCGGCAAAATCTTCGCGATGACGAGCGCGGGGGCGACGCGGGTGCTGCCGAACTACGGCGCCGTCTCCGCGGCCAAGGCCGCGCTCGAGTCCCACATCCGCCAACTGGCGATGGAGCTCGCCCCGCGGGGCATCGCGATCAACGGCATCCGAGCCGGCGTGACCGACACCCCGGCGCTGCGCAAGATCCCGGGCAACGCCGCGATTGTGGAAGGCGCGCTGCGGCGCAACCCGTCCGGCCGGCTCACGACTACGCAGGACGTCGCGAGGGCGATCGCGGTCCTCTGCCGGCCCGGCACGGAGTGGATCACCGGCAACGTGATCGGCGTGGACGGCGGCGAAGAGGTCGTCGGTTAA